From Paenibacillus graminis:
CCAGGTTCATTGCCTGATACGCTCCGGCCTGTTTCATGATCTGTGCCAATTGGGGGATGGTTGCTCCGCCGGAGGTCAGAAGGATGAGCTTATGGTCTTGAGTCAGGCCCAGCGCGCTGCGGGAGCCGCCGCCGGTTAATATTTTGGGGTCCCGGAAGCCTTCAGCGGCCACATTGAGCGCCACTTTACCGTCTACTAGCAGCCGGGGACCCGCCTGGATTGCTCCTGTGACAGTACCGGCATTGAAATGTTCCATGAATTTGCTGCCCGGAATCAGCTCTGCCAGAAGGTTGTTGTCATAAGCGAAGACGGTCCGTTTATCTGCCGGGCTGTCCTTCAGCATTTTTCCGCGGCTGATAATATAACCGTAAGGAGCTTTGTAGGCTCCGGCTGTATAGGCGTCAAAAAACGTGCCGTTAATAGCGGCAACAGCCCCGCTGCGCTTAGCGATGCTGCCGAGCGCTTCCGTCTTGCCCACAGTATTGCCTGCAAGGACAACATCCAGCTTGAGCGCGGGATGCAGCAGGGAGACGGTCACCATCTGTACGGGAAAAGCTCTGCCGCCTACTTTGTATGTATGTCTGGAGCTTAC
This genomic window contains:
- a CDS encoding phosphodiester glycosidase family protein; translated protein: MKKLSILTLVFILMLTALPALPASAAAAAAPKTAVYVDKDNHSFIPLRFLNGFAGIQAGMGGQTGKDITISKNGTTIVLASGQAGASVGSKSVKLSERPFSSNGTTYVPLSLISQTLGLQLAWNKTTASLTLTAGETSATLPVLTGSLISASSPAVVSSRHTYKVGGRAFPVQMVTVSLLHPALKLDVVLAGNTVGKTEALGSIAKRSGAVAAINGTFFDAYTAGAYKAPYGYIISRGKMLKDSPADKRTVFAYDNNLLAELIPGSKFMEHFNAGTVTGAIQAGPRLLVDGKVALNVAAEGFRDPKILTGGGSRSALGLTQDHKLILLTSGGATIPQLAQIMKQAGAYQAMNLDGGASSGLFYSGKYLTSPGRLISNALVVKTN